Proteins found in one Methanospirillum hungatei JF-1 genomic segment:
- a CDS encoding ABC transporter substrate-binding protein, giving the protein MHVSLTRIFCILVTGLLLIPGWTGAEGTISIADITGKQVEIPADVTRVVTVDPFSSQFIYVIGADDRLVGTCIGPANRDLVNKTQPNLGSLPSAGCKTNVNLEELMRLNPELVISSVDYTSINNDIERVSIPLVQIDLEKAEDLVKSYEIIGKIFGKEKEAQEFIDYYNQKMNTVEETGTSIPEDQRKSIYFGQRSPLQTLGDDYYEAEIARIIGASNAAKGLSGGDNTVTMERVYEWDPSAVVLLPYCPASVADILADPAWESLPAVKEKQVFRMPKYLMSWELPVPESILGTLWLQSVIYPESVSFDIKDEIKSFYKKFYRIDLSDEDVENIFSDDTQIILNKPSP; this is encoded by the coding sequence ATGCATGTATCGTTGACTCGTATATTCTGTATTCTTGTTACAGGTCTTTTACTAATTCCTGGATGGACAGGTGCTGAGGGTACAATCTCAATTGCCGATATTACAGGCAAACAGGTAGAAATTCCGGCGGATGTGACCAGAGTGGTTACCGTCGATCCCTTTTCCAGCCAGTTTATCTATGTTATCGGAGCAGATGACAGACTGGTCGGAACCTGTATCGGACCAGCGAACAGGGATCTGGTGAATAAAACTCAGCCCAATCTTGGTTCACTTCCGTCTGCCGGATGTAAAACAAACGTTAATCTTGAAGAGTTGATGAGACTAAACCCAGAACTCGTTATTTCTTCAGTGGATTATACCTCAATCAACAATGATATCGAGAGGGTTTCCATCCCTCTTGTACAAATTGATCTAGAAAAGGCTGAGGATCTGGTAAAAAGTTATGAAATAATCGGTAAAATTTTTGGAAAAGAGAAAGAAGCCCAGGAGTTTATCGATTATTACAACCAGAAGATGAATACTGTTGAGGAGACCGGAACAAGCATTCCTGAAGACCAAAGAAAGAGTATTTACTTTGGTCAGCGGTCACCGCTCCAGACACTTGGTGATGATTATTATGAAGCTGAAATAGCCCGGATTATTGGAGCATCAAATGCAGCAAAGGGCCTTTCTGGTGGGGATAATACGGTCACCATGGAACGGGTATACGAATGGGACCCAAGTGCTGTTGTCCTTCTTCCCTATTGCCCGGCAAGTGTTGCTGATATTCTGGCTGACCCGGCCTGGGAGTCACTTCCAGCAGTCAAAGAGAAGCAGGTCTTCAGAATGCCGAAATACCTCATGAGCTGGGAACTTCCGGTTCCGGAGTCAATTCTCGGGACCCTCTGGCTTCAGAGTGTCATCTATCCGGAATCGGTTTCATTTGATATCAAAGATGAAATAAAGAGCTTTTATAAAAAGTTCTATCGGATTGACCTTTCTGATGAAGATGTGGAGAACATTTTTTCAGACGACACTCAGATCATTCTGAATAAACCTTCACCATAA